A DNA window from Bradyrhizobium barranii subsp. barranii contains the following coding sequences:
- a CDS encoding DsbA family protein — protein MAGFRNKGLVATRRAALTLIGAGALAAGRITFARAAAADDEVLTEAKVLRDPDVPVAGNPDGNISIIEWSDYNCPYCRKLEPELRQVVQDDGKVRLVMKDWPILGPVSVTAARIALAAKFQDKYHQAHDAMMGVSSRLTEPRINELLAAAGVDMDRLKRDLTDRAKDIDAVLKRNNEQAEAFGFSGTPSFIVGKYRVPGVLSMTEFEQVIADARKAKMN, from the coding sequence ATGGCTGGATTCAGGAACAAGGGCCTCGTGGCGACGCGGCGTGCGGCGCTGACGCTGATCGGGGCGGGTGCCCTTGCGGCAGGTCGGATCACCTTTGCGCGCGCGGCCGCCGCCGATGACGAGGTGCTGACCGAAGCCAAGGTGCTGCGCGACCCCGATGTCCCCGTGGCCGGTAATCCCGACGGCAATATCAGCATCATCGAATGGTCCGACTACAACTGTCCCTATTGCCGCAAGCTCGAACCGGAGCTGCGCCAGGTGGTCCAGGACGACGGCAAGGTCAGGCTGGTGATGAAGGATTGGCCGATCCTCGGGCCGGTCTCGGTCACCGCGGCGCGGATCGCGCTCGCGGCAAAATTCCAGGACAAATACCATCAGGCGCATGATGCCATGATGGGTGTCAGCTCGCGCCTGACAGAGCCGCGCATCAACGAGCTGCTCGCGGCCGCCGGCGTCGACATGGACCGCCTGAAGCGCGATCTCACCGACCGCGCCAAGGACATCGACGCCGTCCTCAAGCGCAACAACGAGCAGGCCGAAGCCTTCGGCTTCAGCGGTACCCCCTCCTTCATCGTCGGCAAGTACCGCGTGCCGGGCGTGCTCAGCATGACCGAGTTCGAGCAGGTCATCGCCGATGCCCGCAAGGCCAAGATGAACTGA
- a CDS encoding S1C family serine protease, which yields MPALTEWRVPPANQPRASDYGFDLDRSLASVVGLHAIIPPDAFSAETLGTERAGNGVVIDNGLVLTIGYLITEAESVWLHLADGRVVEGHALGFDSVTGFGLVQALGHLDVEPLPLGNSAKTRVGDRVVVGGAGGRTRSVASQIVAKQEFAGYWEYLLDEAVFTYPAHPNWGGTALLNERGELIGIGSLQLERERDGKAEHVNMIVPIDLLKPVLDDLRKFGRVNKPSRPWLGLYSTEIDNRLVVIGISTNGPAARAELKTGDVILAVDGEEVTSQTAFYKKMWALGAAGVDVPLTVHHEGVTFDVTVTSTDRFKLLKAPKLH from the coding sequence ATGCCCGCCCTGACCGAATGGAGAGTGCCGCCGGCCAATCAGCCGCGCGCGAGCGATTACGGTTTCGATCTCGACCGCTCGCTGGCGTCCGTCGTCGGCCTGCACGCCATCATCCCGCCCGACGCCTTCAGTGCCGAAACGCTGGGCACCGAACGCGCCGGCAACGGCGTCGTGATCGACAACGGGCTGGTGCTGACCATCGGCTACCTCATTACCGAGGCGGAATCGGTGTGGCTGCATCTCGCCGACGGGCGCGTCGTCGAGGGGCATGCGCTCGGTTTCGATTCCGTCACCGGCTTCGGCCTCGTGCAGGCGCTCGGCCACCTCGACGTCGAACCCTTGCCGCTCGGCAACTCGGCGAAAACAAGGGTCGGCGACCGCGTCGTGGTCGGCGGCGCCGGCGGGCGCACCCGATCGGTCGCGAGCCAGATCGTGGCCAAGCAGGAATTCGCCGGCTATTGGGAATATCTGCTGGACGAGGCGGTCTTCACCTATCCCGCGCATCCGAACTGGGGCGGCACAGCGCTGCTCAACGAGCGCGGGGAGCTGATCGGCATCGGCTCGCTCCAGCTCGAGCGCGAACGCGACGGCAAGGCCGAGCACGTCAACATGATCGTGCCGATCGACCTGTTGAAGCCGGTGCTCGACGATCTGCGCAAATTCGGCCGCGTCAATAAGCCGTCGCGCCCCTGGCTCGGGCTCTATTCGACCGAAATCGACAACCGCCTGGTGGTGATCGGGATCTCCACCAATGGCCCGGCCGCGCGCGCGGAGCTGAAGACCGGCGATGTCATCCTTGCAGTGGACGGCGAGGAGGTGACGAGCCAGACCGCCTTCTACAAGAAGATGTGGGCGCTCGGCGCCGCCGGCGTCGACGTGCCGCTGACCGTGCATCATGAAGGTGTCACCTTCGACGTCACGGTGACGTCGACCGACCGCTTCAAGCTGCTGAAAGCGCCGAAGCTGCACTGA
- a CDS encoding acyl-CoA thioesterase has product MQEATYRGTVYPWQCDHVGHMNIMWYVGKFDEANWNLFARLGLTPSYLRSSGRGMAAVQQNITYRRELLAGDIVEIRSHLLEVRDKSIRFRHDMTNAETGEIAAFCDITGVHMDRSQRKSAPFTDAIRAVALQHLAEPAEA; this is encoded by the coding sequence ATGCAGGAGGCGACCTATCGCGGCACGGTCTATCCGTGGCAGTGCGATCACGTCGGCCACATGAACATCATGTGGTATGTCGGCAAATTCGACGAGGCCAACTGGAATCTGTTTGCCCGCCTCGGGCTGACGCCGAGCTATCTGCGCTCTTCCGGCCGCGGCATGGCCGCCGTGCAGCAGAACATCACCTACAGGCGGGAGCTGCTTGCCGGTGACATCGTCGAGATCCGCAGCCATTTGCTGGAGGTCCGCGACAAGTCGATCCGCTTCCGGCACGACATGACCAATGCCGAGACCGGCGAGATCGCCGCGTTCTGCGACATCACCGGCGTGCACATGGACCGCAGCCAGCGGAAGTCGGCGCCGTTCACGGATGCGATCCGCGCGGTCGCTCTGCAGCATCTTGCCGAGCCGGCCGAGGCCTGA
- a CDS encoding PaaI family thioesterase: MAAFEPKNPGYRAAAIAMFDGQPAMRTLGIVIVRLAPGEVELAMLHSAAFTQQNGFIHAGIITAGLDNACGVAAFTLMPPEADILTVEFKTTLLAPARGMRFVFKAEVVKPGRTLTFCEARAFAEHEGNTTLIATMTGTLMAMLPRAAASPAPAAIRA; the protein is encoded by the coding sequence ATGGCCGCGTTCGAGCCGAAAAATCCGGGCTATCGCGCTGCCGCCATTGCCATGTTCGACGGCCAACCGGCGATGCGCACGCTCGGCATCGTGATCGTCCGCCTCGCGCCGGGCGAGGTCGAACTGGCCATGCTGCATTCGGCGGCCTTCACGCAGCAGAACGGTTTTATCCATGCCGGCATCATCACGGCGGGCCTCGACAATGCCTGCGGCGTCGCCGCCTTCACCCTGATGCCGCCCGAGGCCGACATCCTGACCGTCGAGTTCAAGACCACGCTGTTGGCGCCCGCCCGCGGCATGCGCTTCGTCTTCAAGGCCGAGGTGGTCAAGCCCGGCCGCACGCTGACCTTCTGCGAGGCCCGGGCCTTTGCCGAGCATGAGGGCAACACCACGCTGATCGCCACCATGACCGGCACGCTGATGGCGATGCTGCCCCGCGCGGCGGCTTCGCCAGCGCCGGCGGCGATCCGCGCCTAG
- a CDS encoding PsiF family protein, with the protein MTFTSRLAIVALTSLLATGTAFAQTAAPAAKTDAKTTTAAAPAADKKASKERSAESLECSKQADAKALKGKERKKFRRECMKEAKAGTAAPAAADKK; encoded by the coding sequence ATGACCTTCACGTCTCGCCTCGCCATCGTCGCCCTGACCTCCCTGCTCGCCACCGGCACCGCCTTCGCGCAGACCGCCGCGCCGGCTGCCAAGACCGACGCCAAGACCACAACTGCCGCCGCCCCCGCCGCCGACAAGAAGGCGTCGAAGGAGCGCTCGGCGGAGTCGCTCGAATGCTCCAAGCAAGCGGACGCCAAGGCACTGAAGGGCAAGGAGCGCAAAAAATTTCGCCGTGAGTGCATGAAGGAAGCGAAGGCCGGCACCGCCGCCCCCGCCGCCGCCGACAAGAAGTAA
- a CDS encoding carboxylesterase family protein, producing MTEAVVDDIVTVLPPLLNALEALGFFTRNLHPPAFASVMNAIGAPDAALQAAHAAIGAWPEQFAELRERLDRACNETLAAFAGIREVERGNGDLVAVFRALRHLPRAQEALYPLSTQFPPVSSFFLNAANRENDDLLARLEAGAGELTGIFHDHNEPGSRGGFSVYVPEYYSPERAMPLVMALHGGSGNGRGFLWSWLRDARSLGAILVAPTATGPTWALMGDDSDTPNLMRILDTVRSRWTVDGSRLLLTGMSDGGTFCYVTGFDGASPFTHLAPVSATFHPLMAEMADAVRLQGLPIFITHGKLDWMFPVQTARQTQAALSAAGADVTYREIDDLSHTYPREINAELLEWLNRG from the coding sequence ATGACCGAGGCCGTCGTTGACGACATCGTGACCGTGCTGCCGCCGCTGCTCAACGCGCTGGAAGCACTCGGCTTCTTCACCCGGAATCTGCATCCGCCGGCCTTTGCCTCGGTGATGAATGCGATCGGCGCGCCCGACGCGGCGCTGCAGGCGGCGCACGCTGCGATCGGCGCCTGGCCCGAGCAGTTCGCCGAGCTGCGCGAGCGGCTCGACCGCGCCTGCAACGAGACGCTCGCCGCCTTTGCCGGCATACGCGAGGTCGAGCGCGGCAATGGCGATCTCGTCGCGGTCTTCCGCGCGCTGCGCCATCTGCCTCGTGCGCAGGAGGCGCTGTACCCGCTGTCGACCCAGTTTCCGCCGGTGAGCAGCTTCTTCCTCAACGCCGCCAATCGCGAGAATGACGATCTGCTGGCGCGGCTGGAAGCCGGCGCGGGCGAACTCACCGGCATCTTCCACGACCACAACGAGCCCGGCAGCCGCGGCGGCTTCTCGGTCTATGTGCCAGAATATTACTCGCCGGAGCGCGCCATGCCGCTGGTGATGGCGCTGCATGGCGGCAGCGGCAACGGCCGCGGTTTTCTCTGGAGCTGGCTGCGCGATGCCCGCAGCCTTGGCGCGATCCTGGTGGCGCCGACCGCGACCGGCCCGACATGGGCGCTGATGGGCGACGATAGCGACACGCCGAACCTCATGCGCATTCTCGACACGGTGCGCAGCCGCTGGACCGTCGACGGTTCGCGCCTGCTGCTGACCGGCATGAGTGACGGCGGCACCTTCTGCTACGTCACCGGGTTCGACGGCGCCTCGCCCTTCACGCATCTCGCGCCGGTGTCGGCGACCTTCCATCCGCTGATGGCGGAGATGGCGGACGCCGTGCGCCTGCAGGGGCTGCCGATCTTCATCACCCACGGCAAGCTCGACTGGATGTTTCCGGTACAGACCGCGCGCCAGACGCAGGCGGCCCTCTCCGCCGCCGGCGCCGATGTCACCTATCGCGAGATCGACGACCTCAGCCACACCTATCCGCGCGAGATCAACGCAGAGCTGCTGGAGTGGCTGAACCGCGGATGA
- a CDS encoding TetR/AcrR family transcriptional regulator, whose translation MNDGKGDVWVEAGFTELARSGVEGVRVEVLAKNLGVTKGGFYRRFADRAALLDAMLERWREGRAASIAQQTSLDGQEPRERLKAVIQLYSERLNPEGMAIELAIRQWARSDENAATAVANVDAARLKHVAELYRATGLEAEAAEAQAFLFYCFIFGQSLLFVERGPRKRSQLVAKSAEKLLD comes from the coding sequence ATGAACGACGGCAAGGGCGATGTCTGGGTCGAGGCAGGGTTTACCGAGCTCGCCCGCTCGGGGGTCGAGGGCGTCAGGGTCGAGGTGCTCGCCAAGAATCTCGGCGTCACCAAGGGCGGCTTCTACCGCCGCTTCGCCGACCGTGCCGCGCTGCTCGATGCCATGCTGGAACGCTGGCGCGAGGGACGCGCGGCGTCGATCGCGCAGCAGACAAGCCTCGATGGGCAAGAGCCCCGCGAGCGGCTGAAGGCGGTGATCCAGCTCTATTCCGAGCGGCTCAATCCGGAGGGCATGGCGATCGAGCTCGCGATCCGGCAATGGGCCCGCTCGGACGAAAACGCCGCCACGGCGGTCGCGAACGTGGACGCGGCGCGGCTCAAGCACGTCGCCGAGCTCTATCGCGCGACCGGCCTCGAGGCCGAGGCGGCCGAGGCGCAGGCCTTCCTGTTCTATTGCTTCATCTTCGGCCAGAGCTTGCTGTTCGTCGAGCGCGGTCCGCGCAAACGCTCGCAGCTGGTGGCGAAGTCGGCCGAGAAGCTGCTCGACTAG